A single Candoia aspera isolate rCanAsp1 chromosome 5, rCanAsp1.hap2, whole genome shotgun sequence DNA region contains:
- the SPART gene encoding spartin isoform X2 — protein sequence MDQGQNSAMQENANAKAIEDEYKKAFVFVNKALNADELGQIEEAINYYMQGITHLHKGVSIPSEGLEGTKTHSVPVRQMQQKMRETLENVNSRLRLLEEKSQENITAVRSSIEMPKLYPSIPSKGKTERPPVPSSLTSALQPLASNGNTGSTSQGQMAAVSPSSSMPNEAPPAYTPEATDGHYTVSYGTESGEFLSVGDDYYSKCTQPPPVENFGVDADELILIPHGVQIFYVTPDGQVSAPSYPGYLRIVKFLDTDSAAAQSRPPAFLQVCDWLYPLMCSQSPVLSCSSGVYMFPDMMSQVSGSYVGVVLSSELPIADRGLFEDLLKQMTDLRIQPAEASSDVINLGQTVRIQPAPEERDRELPDWSEKIAHGILSGASWLSWGLVKGAEYTGKAIHKGASKIREHIQPEEKPLEVNPAVAKGLHVARQATGGAVKVSQFLVEGLCSIASCVGRELAPHVKKHGSKLVPESLKKDKDGKSTLDGALVVAASGVQGFSTIWQGLECAAKCIAKSVSKETVQTIKYKFKNSKSGDESSVVIRSKKQ from the exons ATGGATCAAGGACAGAATTCAGCTATGCAAGAAAATGCAAATGCCAAAGCAATTGAAGATGAGTACAAGAAGGCTTTTGTGTTTGTTAATAAAGCTTTGAATGCAGATGAACTGGGTCAAATAGAAGAAGCAATAAATTATTACATGCAGGGGATTACTCACTTACACAAAGGAGTTAGCATTCCATCAGAAGGTCTTGAAGGCACCAAGACCCATTCAGTACCTGTTAGGCAAATGCAGCAAAAGATGAGAGAAACTTTAGAGAATGTTAATTCTCGTTTGAGACTTCTAGAGGAAAAATCCCAAGAAAATATCACTGCAGTCAGGTCCAGTATAGAGATGCCCAAGTTATACCCATCAATTCCATCCAAAGGAAAGACTGAGAGGCCTCCTGTGCCTAGTTCATTAACATCAGCACTTCAGCCACTTGCAAGCAATGGAAATACTGGATCTACAAGCCAAGGGCAAATGGCTGCAGTGAGTCCATCATCTTCAATGCCCAATGAAGCACCCCCTGCTTATACTCCAGAGGCCACTGATGGGCACTATACTGTGTCCTATGGGACAGAGTctggggagttcttatctgttggagATGATTACTATAGCAAATGCACTCAGCCACCTCCTGTTGAGAATTTTGGAGTAGATGCTGATGAATTAATCCTCATTCCCCATGGTGTGCAGATTTTCTATGTCACCCCCGATGGACAAGTTAGCGCTCCCTCATATCCTGGATATCTTCGCATTGTAAAGTTTTTGGATACAGATAGTGCAGCAGCCCAGAGTCgtcctcctgctttccttcag GTTTGTGACTGGCTATATCCTCTTATGTGCAGCCAGTCACCTGTTCTCTCATGCAGCTCTGGAGTCTACATGTTCCCTGACATGATGTCACAGGTATCAGGATCCTATGTAGGCGTAGTGTTGTCTTCAGAACTTCCAATTGCTGACCGAGGACTATTTGAAGATCTGCTAAAACAAATGACTGACCTTAGAATACAG CCTGCTGAGGCTTCAAGTGATGTGATCAACCTTGGTCAGACTGTACGTATTCAACCAGCGCCTGAAGAGAGGGACCGAGAATTACCTGACTGGAGTGAGAAAATAGCTCATGGCATCTTATCAG GAGCATCCTGGTTGAGCTGGGGTCTAGTCAAAGGAGCAGAATATACTGGAAAAGCAATCCATAAAGGAGCCTCTAAAATAAGAGAACACATTCAGCCAGAAGAAAAACCTCTGGAGGTCAACCCAGCTGTAGCAAAGGGACTACATGTAGCAAGGCAAGCTACAGGGGGAGCAGTCAAAGTCAGTCAGTTCTTGG TTGAAGGCCTTTGTTCAATAGCAAGTTGTGTTGGAAGAGAGTTAGCCCCTCATGTGAAGAAACATGGAAGCAAGCTGGTTCCAGAATCTCTTAAGAAAGACAAAGATGGAAAATCAACTTTGGATGGTGCTCTAGTTGTAGCAGCAAGCGGAGTTCAAG GGTTTTCAACAATATGGCAGGGTTTGGAATGTGCTGCAAAATGCATTGCTAAAAGTGTATCTAAAGAGACAGTTCAGACTATCAAGTACaa atttaaaaatagcaaaagtgGAGATGAGAGTTCAGTGGTCATTAGGAGCAAAAAGCAATAA
- the SPART gene encoding spartin isoform X1, translated as MDQGQNSAMQENANAKAIEDEYKKAFVFVNKALNADELGQIEEAINYYMQGITHLHKGVSIPSEGLEGTKTHSVPVRQMQQKMRETLENVNSRLRLLEEKSQENITAVRSSIEMPKLYPSIPSKGKTERPPVPSSLTSALQPLASNGNTGSTSQGQMAAVSPSSSMPNEAPPAYTPEATDGHYTVSYGTESGEFLSVGDDYYSKCTQPPPVENFGVDADELILIPHGVQIFYVTPDGQVSAPSYPGYLRIVKFLDTDSAAAQSRPPAFLQVCDWLYPLMCSQSPVLSCSSGVYMFPDMMSQVSGSYVGVVLSSELPIADRGLFEDLLKQMTDLRIQPAEASSDVINLGQTVRIQPAPEERDRELPDWSEKIAHGILSGASWLSWGLVKGAEYTGKAIHKGASKIREHIQPEEKPLEVNPAVAKGLHVARQATGGAVKVSQFLVEGLCSIASCVGRELAPHVKKHGSKLVPESLKKDKDGKSTLDGALVVAASGVQGFSTIWQGLECAAKCIAKSVSKETVQTIKYKYGDDAGHATNNAVSSAINVGVTAFNIDNIGIKAIVKKTAKETGHAVLDEYKITGKDENKAVEKKEKMDEH; from the exons ATGGATCAAGGACAGAATTCAGCTATGCAAGAAAATGCAAATGCCAAAGCAATTGAAGATGAGTACAAGAAGGCTTTTGTGTTTGTTAATAAAGCTTTGAATGCAGATGAACTGGGTCAAATAGAAGAAGCAATAAATTATTACATGCAGGGGATTACTCACTTACACAAAGGAGTTAGCATTCCATCAGAAGGTCTTGAAGGCACCAAGACCCATTCAGTACCTGTTAGGCAAATGCAGCAAAAGATGAGAGAAACTTTAGAGAATGTTAATTCTCGTTTGAGACTTCTAGAGGAAAAATCCCAAGAAAATATCACTGCAGTCAGGTCCAGTATAGAGATGCCCAAGTTATACCCATCAATTCCATCCAAAGGAAAGACTGAGAGGCCTCCTGTGCCTAGTTCATTAACATCAGCACTTCAGCCACTTGCAAGCAATGGAAATACTGGATCTACAAGCCAAGGGCAAATGGCTGCAGTGAGTCCATCATCTTCAATGCCCAATGAAGCACCCCCTGCTTATACTCCAGAGGCCACTGATGGGCACTATACTGTGTCCTATGGGACAGAGTctggggagttcttatctgttggagATGATTACTATAGCAAATGCACTCAGCCACCTCCTGTTGAGAATTTTGGAGTAGATGCTGATGAATTAATCCTCATTCCCCATGGTGTGCAGATTTTCTATGTCACCCCCGATGGACAAGTTAGCGCTCCCTCATATCCTGGATATCTTCGCATTGTAAAGTTTTTGGATACAGATAGTGCAGCAGCCCAGAGTCgtcctcctgctttccttcag GTTTGTGACTGGCTATATCCTCTTATGTGCAGCCAGTCACCTGTTCTCTCATGCAGCTCTGGAGTCTACATGTTCCCTGACATGATGTCACAGGTATCAGGATCCTATGTAGGCGTAGTGTTGTCTTCAGAACTTCCAATTGCTGACCGAGGACTATTTGAAGATCTGCTAAAACAAATGACTGACCTTAGAATACAG CCTGCTGAGGCTTCAAGTGATGTGATCAACCTTGGTCAGACTGTACGTATTCAACCAGCGCCTGAAGAGAGGGACCGAGAATTACCTGACTGGAGTGAGAAAATAGCTCATGGCATCTTATCAG GAGCATCCTGGTTGAGCTGGGGTCTAGTCAAAGGAGCAGAATATACTGGAAAAGCAATCCATAAAGGAGCCTCTAAAATAAGAGAACACATTCAGCCAGAAGAAAAACCTCTGGAGGTCAACCCAGCTGTAGCAAAGGGACTACATGTAGCAAGGCAAGCTACAGGGGGAGCAGTCAAAGTCAGTCAGTTCTTGG TTGAAGGCCTTTGTTCAATAGCAAGTTGTGTTGGAAGAGAGTTAGCCCCTCATGTGAAGAAACATGGAAGCAAGCTGGTTCCAGAATCTCTTAAGAAAGACAAAGATGGAAAATCAACTTTGGATGGTGCTCTAGTTGTAGCAGCAAGCGGAGTTCAAG GGTTTTCAACAATATGGCAGGGTTTGGAATGTGCTGCAAAATGCATTGCTAAAAGTGTATCTAAAGAGACAGTTCAGACTATCAAGTACaa GTATGGGGATGATGCTGGCCATGCTACGAATAATGCTGTGAGTTCTGCCATCAATGTTGGTGTGACAGCTTTTAATATTGACAATATTGGAATCAAAGCTATAGTCAAGAAAACCGCAAAGGAAACAGGCCATGCAGTCCTGGATGAATATAAGATTACAGGAAAGGATGAAAATAAAgctgtggaaaagaaagaaaaaatggatgaACACTAA